One window of Vanessa cardui chromosome 5, ilVanCard2.1, whole genome shotgun sequence genomic DNA carries:
- the LOC124529796 gene encoding uncharacterized protein LOC124529796, with protein sequence MKNIIIIVTLFVFGTFLKASEITEQAATIANQEYTPNRLTSVVWWRCDQHNVTDFLKKFKGLVVTVKISDEHFKNINFHKAVLYQQTVFFAAAPYEFEYFIERINQVIIVPIRVIMILSNQWTDSVDAFTEIAGKNDVSDIIILRMDTKGKIRYSTYKPFGNGACANYTALDLNINTNINETFFIRKYNNFHKCPIRVTMLEFIPFVEFTKENHTITEVGGADGLLLLLLLERLNSSLDAILYKDHISGTNKNKTDFLDDLRHNDADILIPGLVWTSKRYAVVQVSSSFNCINVVWCMPKRREIYEWAKIILPFINVSTLLILAGFFFMFVTMKLVHRIAKKSDNEIIFRMLAIFLGQDINYYSSYWLINSLFNFWIWFCIIVRISYQGNLIDGLRKSILEPKISSLDEAIQVVDGVGGPIAFLEYYHNASIEYNFIKLKLADITTYIKDIGAGKKFLLAVDLLQVKFYNQAVQILKENGTTMPKSFYMRPRWSGAAEISRLINHIAESGLYVKIENDIILKLLLRNEKLSKTDVSLKPMGMELLKSCFYGLTCMYIISSVVFTLEILWSKYIKKIY encoded by the coding sequence atgaagaatataataataatagtcacGTTGTTTGTGTTTGGTACATTTTTAAAGGCTTCTGAAATAACAGAGCAAGCAGCAACTATCGCAAATCAAGAATACACACCGAATCGTTTGACATCTGTTGTTTGGTGGCGTTGTGATCAACACAATGTAAcagattttctaaaaaaattcaaaggtTTAGTAGTTACAGTTAAAATTAGCGATGAACATTTTAAGAACATCAATTTTCATAAAGCAGTTTTATATCAGCAAACTGTTTTCTTTGCTGCTGCTCCGTATgagtttgaatattttattgaaagaatAAATCAAGTTATTATTGTTCCTATACGCGTGATTATGATATTGTCAAATCAATGGACTGATTCTGTCGACGCCTTTACTGAAATAGCCGGGAAAAATGATGTCAGTGATATCATTATATTGAGAATGGATACAAAAGGTAAAATTAGATATTCAACGTATAAACCGTTTGGAAACGGAGCTTGTGCAAATTATACAGCGCtagatttgaatattaatacgAACATCAATGAAACTTTCTTTATAAGGAAATACAACAACTTTCATAAATGTCCAATTCGAGTTACGATGCTTGAATTCATACCTTTCGTTgaatttacaaaagaaaatcatACAATTACTGAAGTTGGTGGTGCTGATGGTCTTCTACTCTTGTTGCTGCTGGAAAGATTAAATTCATCATTAGatgcaattttatataaagatcatatttcgggcacaaacaaaaacaagacAGATTTTCTCGACGACTTAAGACATAACGATGCAGATATTTTAATACCTGGTCTTGTTTGGACATCGAAAAGATATGCAGTTGTACAAGTGTCATCCTCATTTAATTGTATCAATGTGGTTTGGTGTATGCCCAAACGCCGCGAAATATACGAGTGGGCTAAAATTATACTGCCTTTTATAAATGTATCCACCCTACTTATTTTGGCGggatttttctttatgtttgtcACAATGAAGCTCGTTCATAGAATCGCAAAGAAAAGtgacaatgaaataattttcagAATGCTGGCTATATTCCTCGGccaagatataaattattattcaagttATTGGCTAATAAACAGCTTGTTTAACTTTTGGATTTGGTTTTGCATAATTGTTCGTATATCATATCAAGGAAATCTTATTGATGGTTTGCGAAAAAGTATTTTAGAACCAAAGATATCGTCACTCGATGAAGCAATACAAGTCGTAGATGGAGTTGGAGGTCCGATAGCATTTCTAGAATATTATCATAATGCatcaattgaatataattttataaagttgaAATTGGCTGATATTACGACCTACATAAAAGATATAGGCGCAGGTAAGAAATTTTTGCTTGCGGTTGATTTGTtacaagtaaaattttataatcaagCTGTGCAAATTCTCAAAGAAAACGGAACAACCATGCcgaaaagtttttatatgcgGCCTCGTTGGTCAGGTGCTGCGGAAATTTCTCGTCTTATTAATCATATAGCAGAATCAGGTCTCTACGTGAAAATAGAGAAcgatataatattgaaattattattgaggaatgaaaaattaagtaaaacagATGTATCTTTGAAACCAATGGGAATGGAGTTATTGAAATCCTGTTTCTATGGACTTACCTGCATGTACATTATAAGTTCAGTTGTTTTTACTCTAGAAATATTATGGAGTAAgtacataaagaaaatatattga
- the LOC124529900 gene encoding uncharacterized protein LOC124529900: MAISRLSIIKFLELALTCSCVALHYHSYNGDADIGMLVTGTFIGYLIIFAGAAAGYVMQTQAHKRIDIFYSLVGVALFVASGAVLIDRFQNYSKSEFRDKNLAKASLSIINGAILLIDAVLTQRGG, translated from the exons ATGGCTATTAGCAgattatctattattaaatttctgGAACTG GCATTGACCTGTTCCTGCGTGGCGCTGCACTACCACAGCTACAATGGCGACGCGGACATCGGCATGCTGGTCACCGGTACCTTCATCGGCTACCTCATCATATTTGCTGGTGCTGCTGCCG gCTACGTAATGCAGACCCAGGCACACAAACGCATCGACATTTTCTACTCACTCGTGGGTGTTGCTCTGTTCGTCGCTAGCGGAGCCGTGTTGATTGACAG attCCAGAACTATTCCAAGTCCGAATTCAGGGACAAGAATTTGGCAAAGGCTTCGCTCTCAATCATCAACGGCGCCATTTTGCTGATTGACGCCGTGCTGACCCAGCGTGGAGGCTAA